The genomic region ATCggtttgggctaggttttgacacccctactcccgTGTATAGAGGCAGGTCGGTTAGGGCCTTGGCCAGTCCAGCCTTCCTAAGTAAAACATGGATGGAAAATGTGTTCTCTAACCTCTTAGGtattataacttttttttttttttttttaaatgacggATATCTAGGCCTCTTGCCTGATTAGTCCTATAggtccatactaaccccacaagcGCATGaatcgggtcataccggggttgttGGGGTAGTATACCTGACACCAtatgtgtctctctctttctgcctcacatgaaatgacttcaCTATTTCAATATAGGATGCAATTTTTTCATATTTCgattaaatgatgcataatgTTCTTACTTCTGActggcaataattttgaaaactctattgtatttttttttttcatgttagtCCTATTAGTCCCAAATCGATTATGAATGTGATATCCCTTTCTTCGTATTGTGATCATAGTTTAAATGGTTTGAACATGAACTTGAATCagttttttggttttctattcTGTTTTCACTTAATCAGAGGGGTTGGGATTTTACTTTGCTAGACCTTCGAGTAGGACaagatttacccaaaaaaaataggaaaagattttgggtttgggcttTGGCTTTGACATCAACTTTGTTTTGGGTTCTCTATTTCTATTCGGGCCTAAGTTTCCTTTTCAGATTTGGCCAGTTTTGGGTATGGATACTTCAATTGGACCATGGCCTTCTGTTTGGGTTTGGTCTCCATTTCATATATGGTCATGTGTAAGGCAACGGGCTGGTTGTTTGGAGGCCCATCCAGTGTGTTTAGTTCAGTTAATTTAGAGTTAAATTTGTACATCTTACCATGTTTAGagttaaattttaaaaagtatTACTATGTGATAGTTTTAAGAGATTTGTATATTTAAATCAATCTAAATTTCTTTTTGATTTAATCAATTTACTTATTGCATCatataatttagacacttggtttaagGTTACACACATGTCATTGTACCAATTTTAGGACTACTTAGTTAGGTATAAACAAAGAATGATCAAACAGATTATCGGCCTCAGGATCGGATGACTGAGTGTTAACACTTTCTTAGTTTATCACTTTGACGCTTGCTCAAGACTCTAGTGCAAACTAGTATTATCCATTGAGTAATTAGTCTATCCCTTAGTTGGGGAGACATATATGGGTCCCAGAccttttctaggtggcgacttccattttatcattttgtttATCGTTCCCCATGGCATCTTTTTAGAATTACGGGGTAGGTTAGTGAAGGTCCATTGTACCTACACCCTTCCTCTTCAATTTTATGGTTATCAAATATGATTTTCTATTCTCTTCCAATTCAGATTATATGGTTATCAGATAGGGTATTtagcatagttagtaagttcggaACAACAATAAACCCTAGCACTTCTAACGAATCTCTAAGGATggctatgtcttcttcttcttcccttttttttttttttttaactgagaACAAGTGGATGGATTACATTTCTAGGcttggaagattttttttttttttaacttccattCCAACAAGAGTTGAAATAGATCGAAACAATCTCTGACGCAAATTGTTAGGGTTTATCTGGATCTTAACAGGACTTAAAATCAGCAATGATATCAATTTCTTAGAGacattttattgttttagatGGACTCAAAGCAAAGTATTTTCTGCAAGTCTCCAACAATATAGCTGCACGATTGAAGATTATCTAAATGATAATTTTGGTCTAAGATTGGGTAATGGGTAGCCATTGGAGTAAATGTAGAAGAAATATTCTCATTTGAACTATATTGAATATAAattttagggagagggataggtatgccaccgatatcaagtatgctagcggatagcaccaataggaacacatgatggagtatcattcaggaatgatatgagggtcatttcaaaaaaagggaagagagaacggacacaatgggtgctagcatacttgatatcggcagcatacccaaccttttccctaaatTTTATTACAAAATTATAGAGGAAATAAACTTAATCCCATCTGCAAACTagattggcatttagaatatgaTAGGTTTAGTTCCTGTAAGATTTTGTAATGAAAATCTATATGCAACATAGTTCAAATGAAATTAATGGAAAAAGAATCttaaaagtgaatttttttcttttaaacctCAATTACCATGAGAAAAATATCTTTGCTCTAGAAGGATAAAGTGATATCATAGTTCTTGGCCCATTTTCACTCCTTGACTATCTGCAATTTATAATTCGGGTTCCTTGCGTTGGTCTCGCGTTAATACATAGgctattttttactattttataaataaataaataaaataaaataaaaggttaatcaAATTATCATCTCTAGGATTCCTAGTGGTTCAAGGGAAATAAAGAAAGGAGGATAGGATCCACCAATAGTACTGAGTTGGGTGAAATTGGTTGAACCACCAATTATATTTGAAGTGTTGAACCAGAAAATCAGGGTTAGACGTGCTTGAAGAATTAATCATTCCTTTTAAACCCATGATCCATGCTCTCTTTCTTCCCATTCACCTTATGCCCTTTTGCCTTTGCCTTTGCCTTTGCCTTTGCCATGGTTGCTATTattcttcattatttcctttgtCTTTTGGTATAAGTAGAGTCTCATGACATGATCTCTGTGATCCAAAATACATTATAGGTACAAAGCATAACCACATAATAGGTAGTTTTGGGGGGATAATGATTCAGAAAGCTCATTTTATTCCAAATGAATGAATGTCAAATTTGATGGATGGAAGggtttgataattgtttttCCTTTAATCATTATTGGTAGTTAGTGGGCAAAGCCAAACGGGTTAGATGCGTGGGTTATTAAACTCGGATCGGGGTAAAGTTGTTCGCCACTCAGTGTGAAGAGAGGATCTTTTCATCCAAAGTGATTTAACGTTATTATTTAACTCGTGAAATAGTGAATGTTCATCGACTCTAATACACTTTCTCACTTCATTAGGAGGGTCAGATCCTGTGGATTAAGAGGCTCGCTTTTTACCATTGAGAGGAGACTTAGATTAGATTTCTAAAGTTAAAACAGTTGAATTATTTGCATACCATCGTTGTCATGTCTCTAACTATTTGTTGTTCAACTTCATTACCATACAAATAGCTAAGTTGTAACCATTTCAAACATTGAAGTTAAGGCcaaaactgaaactaattaaagcTCAAAATTTTAAGCAAAGAAAATGTATCAACAAGAGAATTCTTAGAGAAGTTATTGGTTTCGCCCATCCCCTATCATGGAAGGCTCTGTTAACCACAGATACATCGGATTTGCCATATTCTACTGTTTGGTTTCTTGTTTTGATAAACATTGAAACCCTGTCTAACTCATGTCTTCTATCTGAATGAAtaattgtttaccaaaaaaatgagaattcTTATTTCTCATAATTATCAACTATGGAGATTTGAAATTTATAATTTCTAGTAGCCGgttaattagaaaaataaaataaaaaatctagtgTTGAAtactaaaattaaaactttATAAGTGCCGCATTTAGTCCAATGGTAAGGTATGAAAGTTACGACTTGATAATCAAGCCATGGACCTCTCAACGTTGGCTATGACTGCATAGTTCCACCCATTCAGTTCCAAATTTTTTCAAACCTGGACGCGGCTCACCTAAGAAACTATTACTTAAAGGGAAGGTAATAAGTAATAACCACAAGCGTGaacgcaccaccaccaccaccaccaccatcatgtGCAATAATAAATGGATTGACCTGGCAATCTCTGCAATTTACTCAAGATTCAAGAACAGGCACAATGCGCACTTCTACTATGACAGATTAAGAGTAATACAGATGAGATTtctgggtttggtttggtttgaatcATTTGTTAATGGTGCCATCTACCTCGCACAATCCTGATTCCCTGAATTGCTATTTATGACTGGTCCCCTGTTCTTACTTTCTACAGATGGACAAATAGAAGCTCTTCTCATCGCTCTCAAGAAAGGTTACCCAATTATATTGGCTCCAGGATTGCCTGAGTTCTCAAAGATACTACAATGTGGTTCACAATAAGTCACCCAACCCAAATCTCCATTACTGACCAAAAGATATGAAGAAAATTACCCATTGTTGTTCTTCTCTAGTAGTTGCATCAGAATCACAAACAAAATAATACAGTAATATACTTGAGAAATTAGAGATAGGAGGTTAAGGAAGATGGCAGGTAGAGATTtcaatttctctttctcattcattgaattagaattttttcttttcttttcttttgtacaACACAGAAGATGGGTAAGATGCAACAGATCGGCAGACCAAGACTCCAGGCCAGATCCgatcccccccaccccacccccacccccaccatgATTAACCTCAACAATAGAGACCAGACTTCAAGCCCATGAagttgaagaaagctccaacAGATCACAGACGCTTATACTAGCAAAGAAACCCCCCAAATCAAGCGACCGATTCATTACCAAGATGAACGATAATCATCATTAACTATGTATTTCGATTAAGGGAGAAGGGAAAGTCGTGaagagttgaaaaaggaaaaaatgaaagaagaaaaagaattgtAGACCCAGATGCAGAAATCCATTGAAGCATCAGAGACATAAAGCAGTGCTCTGGAAATCGTCACTAGTAACGACGACGTCGACATCCAACGGTGGTAGATTGAGGTCGAAAGGCAAGGGTCTACGCAAGGAAGAAGAGGCAATATCACCGTCGCCATCGATAACCGAGGAAGAGGAGTCACAGTCGCTGTGGCAATCGTCAGGGAGGACGGGCGGTGACAGAAGGTGCTGGCGGCGGTGTTGCGATCTGGCACTGGCAGTAGCAACCAGAGTAGAAGACGAAAGCTTGGGCCCGCTGAAGGACTCGACAGTGCTGCTTAGGTTGCTCGTCGTAGGCCTCTGAGGCGGAGGGTGTTGATGCTGGTTGTGCAGTTGTGGATGAGGAGGGTAGTTAAGGTCGCTGGGGTTGTTGTGTTGAAACGCAAGGGAGTTGCGGTGGAGATGGGGAGGAGCAGGAGGAGGGTGAGGAgatgaggaagagagagggtCGAAAGGGAAGTTGGTCTTAGCCTTGGGGCCACGGAGGGTTCTGGCGGCCGCGTCGTAGGCACGAGCAGCGTCTTCGGCAGAGTCAAAGGTGCCAAGCCACACACGTGTTTTCTTCCATGGGTCTCTGATCTCCGCTGCAAATCTACCCCACGGTCTCTTCCGTACCCCTCTGAATCTCATCTCTTTCCCTACGTTCTTTGACCCTCCTCCTCCTGATCCAatcgccgccgccgccgccgctgcCGTTGCCGTTGCCGCTGTGGTACCCCTCCCTCTCCGCATGGCCTCGGCTAAGGGGAGCCGGTAGAAAACCAAGAGATTCAGAGAAGTTGAATACTTCAAAGGAGATTAAATCTGCtccgcagagagagagagagagagagagagagagagagagggttgggggaagttgggaagCTTTGGATGTTGGAGGTTAAAGGGAGGATTAGTtcagattgggttgggttgggtgaTGAGGTTTGAGGGGAATCCGTGCCTTGAAATCTGGCCTCCACCTTCTTaacaactctctctccctctctctcttctttcctccttcctttctctctctctctctctatagctTCCTTCCTCCtaccttcctcttttctcttttctttctcgaTTTCTATACCATCTCACGCCCCCACACGGACCGACCTGATTGCTTCTCTGTTcgctttgtttctttttgtttccttattatttttttgtgtaatgaaaatgaaatgacATAAACGCCCTCTCTgtcattttttaaaacaaaactttttctttttgtcttttggCGCTACCGCGCTAGTGCCGCGAAAGGGAAAAGGATATGGATTTttaaccacccccccccctttttttttttttttaaatcatcttCATGGTTGAATGAGAAACGTacccttcttttaaaaaatgggaaaaataattTAGACAATAAATGTTGGggaattacatgattacccacttttgggtttctctttacaaaattacccacaaaaagttttggtcaacaaaaatacccaaaattaggtttgggtttacaaaactactcaaaacagtgattctccttcctctgcctatttgttttgtcatttttacccctggccaaggttgtagcatggcctgatggaggccgaggtagcagcccGGCTTGATGGAAGCGGAGGTGATAGCTcggcctgacggaggccgaggtggagcacggcatgaCGGTGGCGaggttcagcacggctttacgAAGGCAGATgggagcgcggcctgatggaggccgaggtgaaagcacggcctgatggaggaggaggtggagcatggactgatggaggcctaggttcagcacggctttacggaggcagaggtggagcgcgggctaccccctcggcctccatcaggcctcgctatcacctcggcttcaATCAGGCCgggctgtcacctcggcctccatcaggccgtgctacaacctaagccaggggtaaaaatgacaaaacaaataggcagaggaaggagaatcactattttgggtagttttgtaaacccaaacctaattttggatatttttgttgacAAAAACgctttgtgggtaattttgtaaagggaaacccaaaagtggataatcatgtaatctTCCCATAAATGTTTTTGGTAGGATATAATTTGGACAACACCAATCTAATACAAAATTGCAGCGGGCACCCTCCTCTTCACCCAGTTAGAACCCTTGAAATGTCCTAAATATCCTTattatttataggttttttgtaATCTCCCTCCACACCAAAAATTATTGGTGTAAGTTTGACCTTTATATAATTCGGATCTGTCCAGAccctagttaacaattcggccgaataattcgctaattattcggccgaacataattttttcgaattaaataaaaaattttgacagaatccaaattaaaaataaaattcggtaaaaaacgccctttttactaatttgattttaaaacacgaataattcgggccgaatcgaattaaaccgaattattcggtccacttaaaaaaaaaaaaaaaaaacaaacaacaacaaaagccATTAAGACCCACGGTACCCACaccgaaatagtttttttttttttcatcttcttctcccccaaattttcGCCTctttcttcccatcttttttctccacctaattaTTCTGTAACAATCCTACGaatctactctttgtttcatttctttctcataacttcatcagttcatcctaagataggggagatatcaagccttgatggataatttgaggttctaGGGGACTAGGACAGATTCATATCGTCATATCAAttaatcttcttttatattgttgctttaattttgaaaaattagtgcgtcttAGTGCGATATAGGTCTTGTAAACCCAAGCAaaaggatagtgaaaattttttgtggccaatttatttatttgttttattatagttgtaatcttgctttcactaTTTTTGGGCCAAATCTATTTCATGAgcagaaattggattacaataaccattacttccatcgctcaatgacaattttttcataattttttactttattgtgtaaagtaatttgctctttctaaatatacaaatcaagttaataacttgataaataaaaaatatacaataaactataaaaataatatccgaattttttgcccgacttttatttttttaatctaataaTTCTCGAAATCGAATCCGactctgatttttattttgtccgctttttttatcgaatccttaaattaaccaatcgaattatttcaaataattctccacccgaataattcccgaatccgtaTTTGTTAACTATGGTCCAGACTCGTCCTAAATCAGAATAGGACTTGTGCTAAGATCTCTTATCATAAGGTGGGATAGGATTGAAAAACACAGACCCTAGGTCAGGGTTGAGCCAAGCCCTAGGCGTCAACTTAGGCTTGGCCCAACCTAGCCCTGATTTTTATCTCGgtttatgtaatataatttagggttatCATCATATCCTTTTATTCTCCATAATAAAACTTTGGTCATGTTTTTacgggggaaaaaaaaaattaggccaTGTTTCCTAatcatctattattgtgttctAGTTCATGATTCTAATTGTGTGTTGATGATCTGAcctttggtgtttttttttttttttttttcctttttaaatttaaaagacACATGGCAAAAACATGTTCATCAGGGTTAGCTCGACCTTAGAAAAAATAGGGCTAATAAGAGCCAACTCGGCCCAATCAAGATCAATTAGGGCAAGGCCAGGTTGGACCTAGACATGAACCCAGCAAGGTTGGTttgggtctgggttgagttttgaggacctagggttgggcagGGTTTTAGAAacctggcccaacccgaccttgTTTCACCCTATCAAAAATCGTATATGAGCGTTGGAGGGAAAtctaatataaataaatatatatatatatatatataggaaaaaagaaCACTACTTGATCATGTGTTTCTTAAGCCCAAACACAaaagtttacaaaattactacTCCATCCAACATGGATTCAAGAATCTCATCCATATTAATGCTCAAACACACTCTCATGTGCCCCTACAAGGGGGCAAGGGCCACACAATCATGTAGTGATCTATTTACCATATATTTATTTCAGGCTAAAGATCATTTCATGATCACGTGATCAAGTGGTCCCTACACCAGCATGGTGCCAACGAGAGCGTTTTCAAGGGTATCAATACTcaggggattttttttatttcataaaaggTGTCAGAGTGCAGTAGTCACGCGACTTGGCAACTTTCTTATtccaatatattttttatgaatatatatgggagaaagaacgctACCAAGTTGCGCAATGTACGCTAGCACCTCTATCTGTCTATTTATATCCCCCTTTATTTGAACCATATTGtgggaggagaaagatagacataGGAAGACACTAGTGTATGCTACATGTAGTTGGACAGGGGACTCaatcccaatatatatatatatatttatgggaAAGTGTTTTTTGTCTATGAGGGTGGCCTACACCAAGGCTCTTAGTGTCTTCTCCGCCTCCAATCAGGGTCAAAGGTGTCATTTcataaggaaagagaagagagttAGACACAAGGCAGCACTGGTGTAGGCCACGCTCCCAAACAACAAACTTCTCTCTTATAATTATGACAATATCATTGTCTGGTCTGGTCATATAGCCCTCGCACCAATCcgagggccaatgagagcacgtTGGGGCATAAACATAAATGAGTTTATTTCACAAGGGGTGGGGCAATAATTTCATGTGTCCCACTGTTTGGATGCAAGGGCTACAGAAACATGcaactttattttttcctatatttatGTAGGGAAGTGATTCTTCATCCAAGAGTGCAGCCTATGCCAACACTCCATATgcctatctctcttctccctaaAACCAGGGGTAGATATGTCTCTTcacaagggaggagagagatatactaATGGAAGCACAGGCATAGGTAAtgttcccaaacaaaattctttttctcatttgtttattcaaaataagataataataagaagaaaggagagagatcactcaggcaaagagtattggcccTATAGATGGAATGTGAGAGGCCATGCATAGGAATCTACGCACTTACAATTTTTCATTCCTAATAAAGAACATTAAATTGCAAGAAGTCAAGTAATggtttggagtgtttttggaataaaaaaatatgggagagggataggtatgctagcgtattACCTAGAAATTAGTTAGTGGGATATTAGCCGTAAgatttgatcaacttgaattaaattgttggatggagagaagatatacaaactttcaatccactattgctacacctttcctctccctcattctccctctctctctctctctctctctctctctctctctgagtcgGAAAAGCCATTCCTTTTACCAGATCCAACCAGAGAAAGCGAACTCCGGTGGGATCTCCAGACAAAGAGAACAAGCGAAGTTCTTCTGTCGCTAAAAGCCTCTCACCATTATCTGAAATCAAAGCTCTATTAGAGCGTGATTGGAGCCCCTCTCCTCCATTTAACTAAAAGCCAAACCTacattatttctctctctcaagcgGCTCTCAAGTTGGGGAAGGAAGACTAAAATTGTTCAGCCTccagtgtttagggtttaggctttccCCCTAAAATCGTTTGACGTGAATGAAACTATAATTGGGGACGAATACAAGCAAAAGCTTTTTTGTTCAAAGAATCAACCCTCAACGGATGAGGATGAACCCACTATGAAAAACAACGatcttattctttctttctctttctccaatCTCCATTCAATCCTTTTTTGAAAGGTTAGAAATCGAGTAAAATGAGTGGTTCAGATCTTCtctgccttctctctctctctctctctctctctctctctctctcttaacttGCATTCCTCTTTGTCCTCATCTATAAATCCTCTGTGAAACTTTCAATTTCTGTGCGTTTCATCTTCCTCTCTAAAGCTTGATTCGTCCACCCATTTCTTATTTAGCCATGGCGATCGCTAATCTGCGTTTTGTCTGCTCCGATAATTCTACAATTGAAGAAGCTATCATGCCTTCTTTgtcatcgtcgtcatcgtcTTCATCGATCCCTTCTTTGCCTCCACCACTTGCACTTTTGACTCAAGAGAAGTTGAAATAAATCGCTAATTTTCGAGTCAGGGATTGTTTTGAGGCTCGAAACTGCTCGACGGCTAAGTATGTGGTTGAGCAAATAGGGGATCTGCTACACGAGGGGAAGCCAGAGATAGTGAGGGAGAATAAGAGTGAAGGTAGAAGGTCAGTGCTAGGTAGGTTAGGTAAGACAACAAGTACCTAACAGTATTAATATAATCTATCTAATCCAATGGTTTACATTCACTAGCATACCCAATTCCTGGGTAACTCGCTAGCATTCCTatccttttcccaaaaaatatatatgtaaaaCAAT from Macadamia integrifolia cultivar HAES 741 unplaced genomic scaffold, SCU_Mint_v3 scaffold688, whole genome shotgun sequence harbors:
- the LOC122069650 gene encoding ethylene-responsive transcription factor 3-like, whose protein sequence is MRRGRGTTAATATAAAAAAAIGSGGGGSKNVGKEMRFRGVRKRPWGRFAAEIRDPWKKTRVWLGTFDSAEDAARAYDAAARTLRGPKAKTNFPFDPLSSSSPHPPPAPPHLHRNSLAFQHNNPSDLNYPPHPQLHNQHQHPPPQRPTTSNLSSTVESFSGPKLSSSTLVATASARSQHRRQHLLSPPVLPDDCHSDCDSSSSVIDGDGDIASSSLRRPLPFDLNLPPLDVDVVVTSDDFQSTALCL